In Phaeodactylum tricornutum CCAP 1055/1 chromosome 10, whole genome shotgun sequence, a single genomic region encodes these proteins:
- a CDS encoding l-ascorbate peroxidase (Possibly an L-ascorbate peroxidase, catalyzing the reaction ascorbate + H2O2 -> dehydroascorbate + 2H2O, using heme as co-factor), which translates to MQLLPITRAAFLGTLALAPQLLPFQRLPNFQALDEVPSEKAAQTINGSKILRERVREQLARDTSLAGPLLRLAFHDATTFESSNGFQSGGSNGSIRFELEKMENRGLIRPLHVVEAIHGEINKTYGISLADAIALAGAVAVEQAGGPFIPIRLGRSDVSRSDPTYLRKTQRRETERSVVAETMPNPGLDADGLRLYFERLGLSESEFVALSGAHSLGRHVSLLGMSPSCLKNLTQKCLEEAPTLLPFVSSSVDRFDNSYFPALMKWNSRSVFIGEVAFIPTDVALVVDKGLYRHVVRFADDQSLYFRTFRRAYQKLVENTATSVLRY; encoded by the coding sequence ATGCAACTTTTGCCGATCACGCGGGCAGCCTTCCTCGGCACACTAGCACTCGCGCCACAGTTGCTGCCGTTTCAGCGACTCCCTAATTTCCAAGCACTCGACGAAGTTCCCTCAGAAAAAGCCGCACAAACTATAAATGGGTCCAAGATCCTTCGTGAACGAGTCCGTGAGCAGCTTGCCCGAGATACCTCATTGGCAGGTCCCTTGTTGCGTTTGGCCTTTCACGACGCCACCACATTCGAAAGTTCCAACGGCTTTCAGTCAGGAGGCTCCAACGGATCCATCCGCtttgaattggaaaagatggaGAACCGGGGATTGATTCGACCTTTGCACGTCGTCGAGGCAATTCATGGCGAAATCAACAAAACCTACGGTATTTCCCTAGCCGACGCCATCGCCCTGGCAGGCGCAGTCGCTGTAGAGCAAGCTGGAGGGCCGTTTATTCCCATACGACTCGGACGGTCGGATGTGTCTAGATCCGATCCAACCTATTTGCGAAAAACGCAACGTAGAGAGACTGAGCGATCTGTGGTTGCTGAGACCATGCCAAATCCAGGTCTCGATGCGGACGGGCTTCGTTTGTATTTTGAGCGTCTTGGCTTGTCAGAGTCCGAGTTTGTGGCTCTATCAGGGGCGCATAGCTTAGGGCGTCACGTGTCTCTGCTGGGCATGTCTCCAAGTTGCTTGAAAAACTTGACCCAGAAGTGCCTAGAAGAGGCACCCACACTCCTGCCCTTTGTTTCTTCGTCAGTGGATCGGTTTGACAACTCTTATTTTCCAGCACTGATGAAATGGAACAGTCGCAGTGTTTTTATTGGTGAGGTGGCGTTCATTCCTACGGATGTAGCGTTGGTCGTAGACAAAGGCTTGTATCGCCATGTAGTACGATTTGCGGACGACCAGTCCTTATATTTTCGGACCTTCCGACGCGCCTACcagaagctggtggaaaacACCGCAACATCAGTATTGCGCTACTGA
- a CDS encoding predicted protein (unknown function; similarity to Galactose-3-O-sulfotransferase; secretory pathway; unknownn protein), which translates to MIPRHRTCRVITTVACCSFLLSLWQLCRSIHLQTDSAISSEAPVPDIRFANAEEMNGWFPPAIEHSERLVLSNIANNKSIASRDPRVAVSLTGNPKILANEFDGIQARAFVVYNNSLPCFHPTDNRTDVHWTNRREIQGTPSRTGLLFLKLLKTGSSTAAGVHLRIARNVAARQQHTDYSVCKTRFLHGQASPSRFDYGARQRHASFLWTLVRDPTDRAASEFFHFEVSRKGVPITDAAFINFLRTSKHMNHHYISWLSTRSYNFRSHNATNFANQIFRDYDFVGVTERFDESLIALMIILRLPLAHILYVAAKSNGGYDDGAWRRRCVWIQPSRLTQGMQAFLASDEWQSFVRPEEALYRAANRSLDLTIDHLGRDLIESNLARFRQAQKMVTERCSPQVRLPCSAEGVRRQENETDCLWQDMGCGFDCLDRVATELRLW; encoded by the coding sequence ATGATACCCCGTCACCGAACCTGTCGGGTCATTACAACGGTGGCGTGCTGCTCGTTCTTGCTATCGTTGTGGCAGCTATGTCGATCCATCCATTTGCAAACAGATAGTGCCATCTCGTCGGAAGCGCCAGTACCGGACATACGATTTGCAAATGCTGAGGAAATGAATGGATGGTTTCCTCCGGCAATAGAGCATTCCGAAAGGTTGGTTTTGTCGAACATAGCAAATAACAAAAGCATTGCGAGCAGAGATCCGAGGGTGGCAGTCAGCCTTACAGGTAATCCAAAAATTCTGGCTAATGAGTTTGACGGCATTCAGGCTCGTGCTTTTGTTGTGTACAACAACAGTCTTCCCTGCTTTCATCCAACCGACAATCGCACAGATGTTCACTGGACAAACCGGCGCGAAATTCAAGGGACCCCGTCGCGAACGGGACTTCTCTttttgaagcttttgaaaacGGGAAGCAGCACGGCCGCAGGGGTACATTTGCGAATCGCCAGGAATGTAGCAGCGCGTCAACAGCACACGGATTATAGTGTTTGTAAAACGCGGTTCCTGCACGGACAGGCCAGCCCGTCGCGGTTTGACTATGGAGCGCGTCAGCGCCATGCATCTTTCCTGTGGACCCTCGTTCGGGACCCCACGGACCGGGCCGCAAGCGaattttttcattttgagGTCTCTCGGAAGGGGGTCCCCATCACCGACGCCGCGTTCATCAACTTCTTGCGAACGAGCAAACACATGAATCATCATTACATTTCTTGGTTATCCACGCGAAGCTACAATTTTCGCTCTCACAATGCTACTAATTTTGCCAACCAAATCTTTAGGGACTACGATTTTGTGGGCGTTACGGAACGGTTCGATGAGTCCCTCATTGCCTTGATGATAATCTTACGTTTACCGCTGGCCCATATTCTGTATGTAGCGGCCAAATCCAACGGTGGGTACGACGATGGTGCGTGGCGCCGTCGATGTGTCTGGATCCAGCCAAGTCGTTTGACTCAAGGAATGCAGGCTTTTTTGGCCAGCGATGAGTGGCAAAGCTTCGTTCGTCCCGAGGAAGCACTTTATCGGGCTGCGAACCGGTCGTTAGATTTGACCATAGACCACTTGGGTCGTGATCTGATAGAATCCAACCTAGCCCGGTTTCGTCAAGCCCAGAAAATGGTAACTGAACGATGTTCTCCTCAGGTGCGACTTCCCTGCTCGGCCGAAGGAGTGCGCCGACAGGAGAACGAAACGGACTGCTTGTGGCAAGATATGGGTTGCGGCTTTGATTGTCTTGATCGAGTAGCCACCGAGCTACGGCTGTGGTAG
- a CDS encoding predicted protein, with amino-acid sequence MSILIAIDVECKSEAMMETLPSGVAATRANCLDKRSLALFRILLGLYLLYDIYARTSLGKYDLAWYTSLPPSRSFLSDLDFPHQAPLHKLWFYRGTLAFQVAMFGISTLLAVFFTVGLFQQTARVGGLVKTVLFIVQVAQQSRNMPGTDGSDSFLRHLLFWSCFLPLADVWSVDEWRASRRKHKTKKPSHRHWQCTGLPCLGLILQIAFMYLGTALNRIDVHGWKNWHQCEWLPPSLSAVHYALSGSFATRDNFLGDLIRTQPILSKTMTAMAMVGEIGAPIGCVLGGKYRHWFALVLFQMHLGLFLTLNLPNWQPIGMLIQVLFIPTAYWDRWLGFSNTDEGDYKKTDGDSVENTEHKDAVVKKRSASAFSRTLQIFFLSYMIYNWLGNRGWIAKHDRGDIGEGLRLSQYWVMYGTLGHVSDNIFLTGYIDTTNETSRDARQMVDLLHYVKTKTFRDQDDFNFVPLDMTSRFPSPRWERALHQWAAKRKTQSARLLCQVLCLFVNEDRTLKGLPPLASVEMRWQHMRILPPGSKDRYPSRDVSKVSTPDTIISAPCMEYDSSFDSLLVE; translated from the exons atgtcaat CTTGATAGCTATTGATGTTGAATGTAAGAGCGAAGCTATGATGGAGACCCTTCCAAGTGGGGTCGCGGCAACACGAGCGAATTGTCTGGACAAACGTTCGTTAGCTTTGTTTCGTATATTGCTCGGGTTGTACTTGCTCTATGACATCTACGCTCGCACTTCGTTGGGAAAGTACGATCTCGCTTGGTACACGTCTTTGCCGCCCAGTCGTTCCTTCCTATCGGATCTAGATTTTCCGCACCAGGCCCCATTGCACAAGCTTTGGTTCTACCGAGGAACCTTGGCTTTCCAAGTTGCAATGTTCGGTATTTCTACGTTGTTGGCGGTCTTTTTCACGGTGGGTTTGTTTCAGCAAACCGCTAGGGTAGGCGGTCTCGTCAAGACCGTTCTATTCATTGTTCAAGTCGCGCAACAGAGTCGGAATATGCCTGGCACGGACGGCAGCGACTCCTTTCTTCGCCacttgttgttttggagCTGTTTTCTGCCACTCGCGGACGTTTGGAGCGTGGACGAATGGCGCGCATCACGTCGCAAACACAAGACGAAAAAGCCCAGTCACCGTCACTGGCAATGTACCGGCTTGCCCTGCTTGGGATTGATACTGCAAATTGCCTTCATGTATCTCGGTACTGCTTTGAATCGCATTGACGTACACGGATGGAAGAATTGGCACCAATGCGAATGGTTGCCGCCGTCCTTATCTGCCGTCCATTACGCACTCAGCGGGAGTTTTGCCACGCGGGACAATTTTCTCGGCGATCTCATACGTACCCAGCCTATTCTTTCCAAGACTATGACTGCCATGGCCATGGTGGGTGAAATCGGAGCGCCAATTGGTTGCGTACTGGGAGGAAAGTATCGACATTGGTTTGCGcttgtcctttttcaaatGCACTTGGGGCTCTTTTTAACGCTTAATCTCCCCAATTGGCAGCCAATTGGTATGCTGATACAAGTATTATTCATTCCAACGGCATATTGGGACAGATGGCTGGGCTTTAGTAATACGGACGAAGGGGACTACAAAAAGACAGACGGTGACAGTGTGGAAAATACGGAACACAAGGACGCTGTGGTCAAAAAGCGGTCCGCTAGCGCATTTTCTCGGACTTTGCAGATCTTTTTCCTCTCCTATATGATCTACAATTGGCTAGGAAACCGGGGTTGGATTGCAAAGCACGATAGGGGAGATATCGGTGAAGGGTTGCGACTAAGCCAATACTGGGTGATGTACGGCACGCTGGGCCACGTGTCCGACAACATTTTTTTGACGGGATACATCGATACGACCAACGAAACTTCCAGAGATGCTCGGCAAATGGTGGATTTATTACACTACGTCAAAACCAAGACATTTCGAGACCAGGACGACTTCAACTTTGTTCCACTGGATATGACAAGCCGCTTTCCATCTCCTCGTTGGGAACGAGCCTTGCACCAATGGGCCGCTAAACGCAAAACCCAATCTGCCCGACTGCTCTGCCAAGTATTGTGTTTGTTTGTCAACGAAGACCGAACTCTGAAGGGTCTACCACCCTTGGCGAGTGTGGAGATGCGCTGGCAACATATGCGCATTCTTCCACCCGGTAGTAAAGATCGATATCCTAGTCGCGACGTATCAAAAGTATCCACTCCTGACACAATTATTTCCGCACCGTGCATGGAATACGATAGCTCGTTCGACTCTCTTCTGGTGGAATAA
- a CDS encoding ercc4-like protein (Expressed protein containing ERCC4 domain and with similarity to the XPF/MUS81 nuclease family), translating to MAYTKTQTFGRTTNGSSTSAHCKPVKAKCVDNQSLVDALVAKRSTLGSNNYSRTLRKATESLAKQKEAVQSYAQAKALSGIGDHVANLLFPAAKLKSAESPASSVGSTKSTASRSRPRNTLPTADPVEKPSAREIAYQNAVQHATAWKSLSLTWRAVLLIDQRETQSDHVIAKCRMSGIPCEARSLPIGDMAWMAQGMDTAGKIKAELMLGTIVERKTVDDLKASLFGTRYNEQQLRLMHSGLPQVLFLIEGDLTKDLRGCSVETMHTATWEIRLHKDFQILQTAHLDETVQTLKRMHRRVLQRSFPRAFVTQALPTFSETDTSVNDKQAKRRSTDQAAPRKNRRRRLQSLMEMMFDVDPTPMPGTERFITYAELKAKVEYDRELGTRTIGSIHSAMLKQVQSFSDRKVQALCRTYSTANELFLAYESVNDVASKKALVTELPISDPSSHQLRKTGPKSAEELYTVYGMDEGISPPASISKDGTKPSLTAAWMPSPIQEEDDEDLWPNGDPNVKKYVESQMPFTSIDSQPMDIPLARCLISKSAASEQQPLSEVNIDKASRSEAQDEDLGDAFKGIGSSAPISSVCKRGVSKPLTAPTKAVNVDDYIDLLSSDNDEGGETDTAEPFAKCEKELDCLHFSGVVEQKAELAEFNIRSPAPVVVSQSRASFTAPSSLFSSDDDDASVFQRSPLRSKRKPFSAVGNSSCKKARFGCETEQTRTKRSAGNKAASPEVVVLD from the coding sequence ATGGCGTACACCAAGACGCAGACATTTGGTCGGACGACGAACGGTAGTTCTACGTCCGCTCACTGTAAACCCGTCAAGGCCAAATGCGTAGACAACCAAAGCCTCGTCGACGCACTCGTAGCGAAACGATCCACGCTCGGTAGCAACAACTACTCGCGGACGTTACGCAAAGCGACCGAAAGTCTCGCCAAACAGAAAGAAGCCGTCCAATCCTACGCCCAAGCCAAGGCACTGAGCGGAATTGGAGATCACGTCGCCAATCTATTGTTTCCCGCCGCGAAGCTGAAATCCGCAGAGTCCCCCGCTTCGTCAGTCGGGTCCACGAAATCAACCGCTTCCCGATCACGTCCACGGAATACATTGCCAACTGCCGATCCTGTGGAAAAACCAAGCGCGAGAGAGATTGCCTACCAAAACGCAGTGCAACACGCCACTGCTTGGAAATCGCTGTCGCTGACTTGGCGGGCGGTACTTCTAATCGACCAGCGGGAGACTCAATCGGACCACGTTATTGCCAAGTGCCGAATGTCCGGTATTCCTTGTGAAGCACGATCGTTACCCATTGGGGACATGGCTTGGATGGCTCAAGGAATGGACACTGCAGGCAAAATTAAAGCCGAACTGATGCTGGGGACAATCGTCGAACGTAAAACGGTAGACGATTTGAAAGCATCCCTCTTTGGCACGCGTTACAATGAACAGCAACTTCGATTGATGCATTCCGGCTTGCCACAAGTTCTCTTTCTGATTGAAGGAGACTTGACCAAAGATCTGCGTGGTTGCAGTGTGGAAACAATGCATACAGCGACCTGGGAAATTCGTTTACACAAGGACTTCCAAATTCTGCAAACGGCTCATCTCGACGAAACCGTGCAAACATTGAAACGCATGCATCGACGAGTGCTGCAACGGTCTTTTCCCCGCGCATTCGTAACTCAGGCCCTGCCAACTTTCTCCGAAACCGATACCTCTGTCAATGACAAGCAAGCTAAGCGGCGAAGTACTGATCAGGCGGCGCCCAGGAAGAATCGGCGACGTCGGTTGCAGTCGCTCATGGAGATGATGTTTGATGTCGATCCAACGCCCATGCCCGGTACGGAACGTTTCATTACTTACGCGGAGCTCAAAGCCAAAGTGGAATACGACAGAGAATTAGGAACCCGTACAATCGGCTCTATTCATAGTGCGATGCTGAAGCAAGTGCAAAGCTTTTCGGATCGCAAAGTCCAAGCCCTGTGCCGCACGTATTCGACAGCCAACGAACTATTTCTGGCCTACGAAAGTGTAAATGATGTCGCTTCCAAGAAAGCGCTGGTCACCGAACTTCCCATTTCAGATCCTTCGTCTCATCAACTCCGAAAGACTGGTCCCAAGAGTGCGGAAGAGTTGTACACTGTGTACGGAATGGACGAAGGAATCTCTCCACCGGCCTCGATATCGAAAGACGGCACTAAACCTTCCCTCACGGCGGCATGGATGCCATCTCCAATAcaagaggaagacgatgaagatctCTGGCCGAATGGAGATCCAAATGTGAAAAAGTACGTGGAGAGCCAAATGCCGTTTACTTCTATTGATTCCCAACCGATGGATATACCTTTGGCGCGTTGTCTAATTTCAAAATCAGCGGCGAGTGAGCAGCAGCCTCTGTCGGAGGTTAATATTGACAAGGCGAGTCGCTCAGAAGCACAGGACGAGGATCTGGGGGACGCTTTTAAAGGCATCGGAAGTTCAGCCCCCATATCTTCTGTTTGCAAGCGGGGCGTTTCGAAGCCTCTTACGGCGCCAACAAAGGCAGTCAACGTGGACGACTATATTGACTTGCTTTCCTCAGACAACGACGAAGGAGGCGAAACAGATACCGCTGAACCATTCGCCAAATGTGAGAAGGAGTTGGACTGTCTGCATTTTTCCGGCGTCGTGGAACAAAAAGCGGAATTGGCAGAGTTCAATATTCGGTCTCCCGCACCTGTGGTAGTTAGTCAATCTAGAGCCAGCTTTACTGCTCCATCAAGTTTGTTCAgcagcgacgatgacgatgccAGTGTGTTCCAACGGTCTCCGTTGCGAAGCAAACGGAAACCTTTTTCCGCTGTTGGTAACTCCTCATGTAAGAAAGCAAGGTTTGGGTGCGAAACCGAGCAAACAAGAACAAAGAGATCCGCTGGCAATAAAGCTGCGTCTCCGGAAGTTGTGGTTTTAGACTAG
- the DYNLRB gene encoding roadblock-related dynein light chain has protein sequence MSTAHASDTIPTTVDNANLQELEDTVSRLASHKGVQSVMILNRAGDMLVSRQAGPEAAKFAKQLLETASAYLTSLSEDDEISFLQIRSKQHRELMIAPHEGYLLAVLKR, from the coding sequence ATGTCGACAGCGCATGCGTCGGACACGATCCCGACGACAGTGGACAACGCCAATCTGCAAGAGCTCGAAGACACCGTCAGCCGGCTCGCCTCGCACAAAGGAGTGCAAAGCGTAATGATTCTGAATCGGGCTGGAGATATGCTAGTTTCTCGACAGGCTGGACCCGAAGCCGCAAAGTTTGCCAAGCAGCTGTTGGAGACCGCTTCCGCATATCTCACGTcgctttcggaagacgatgagATCTCGTTCTTACAGATCCGATCGAAGCAACACCGAGAGCTCATGATAGCACCACACGAAGGCTACCTTTTGGCTGTATTGAAGCGATAG